TATATTTTCAGGTTTATTTTGTGACATTTTTTCTTACATGTTAATAAAACTCATTAATATATTATTCTACTCACATACTTTATATTCCTCACAATGGATAAATATTTTATGGGTTAGATTAAATACAAACTCTCTTAAAAATAAGACGTTACAAAAAGGATATCAAACGGACTTCAATTGACCTCATGTAAGTAGCATTATATATGTAGAGAGAGATTACATAATAAATCATTACAAACATAAATATAACATACATCCCAATTCCCAAGCAGTATGTTGTACGCTTTCTCATATTTATTTTCTTTGTTGAAACATATTCCCAAGCCATTAGGGAGACCTGCAAGTCAATGTATCATTGTGGAAACAACAATTAGAAGCGGAAGTCCAAGTTATTACATCATCTACCATAAATATGTGTTTCTAAATAGATCTGTTCACTAATTAGTTTATTAACATGTCCAgttattttgtttatgttattcACACTTTGACAGATCAAGATATTGTTACACttatattttaggatttttatatgttttaaataGTAGTAAAAGATTACACTTATATACAATCATATACAAAAATTATATAATTAAAATACCTACATAAATTTATAACTATACTGATATAATTTTATCACTCAATTTCCGCATATATGTGTTGTGTGATGAAACTCGGGACTACAAGGTGTTGTCTACAACTTAAATTCTACAtagaattttattttattttacataAATGTTTCCTCTTTTATATTGAAACATAGTTTCCTTAATCCATGTAGGTTAAAGTTAACGGGTCGTTTGTGTGGATAGTCCAAAGTTGTATTTAGTGTTTATCATGTAATTATGTATAATCAAGGGGTGTATGTGTCAAGAGTTAAACCTTGAAACAGATTATGAATCATTAAGTCTGTAAACATACATTCATATCAGAAATCAAGTATCTATTATTGTGTTTATTCATAGTGTTTTCATTAAGATTCTATATTTTCTGGACTGTCCATAAAAAAAGATGTGAAACTGCATTTCATTTATTGTAGTATATGATAATGATTGTTGCAAAAATCAAGTGTGGTGAAGGTAAACAAGTATTTAGTTGAAGTTGTGACCTTGTTGATCGTCAATAAGATTGTTGAATTTTGTGAGTGGAGCTGCTAGCTTCAGAAGACGACTCTTGTTGAAAGCCTACAGAAAAAACAGGCATGCTTCATTATCGTCAACATAAGAATCAATCAATTGGACAACCAAAGTCTTTAAGTTTGACTACTGACCTTTGGATTTATCGTCGATGTATTGTGATATatcaaattgttgaacttgatCAATTGAGCTAAGAATTTCATGACCAGCTTGCTTACGCCTCCTAAAGCCTACAAGTTACAATCCACATGATCAGGCTATGAACACCCAAATTTAAAcctttttgttttattaatatacgttttttttttttttaattttacttTCTCGCTTTTATACATTAGTTTATATCTTTCTAGGTTTTACATATCAGTTTAACTAAATGTAGGTAAAGACTTACATGGGAATACGATAAGACTGAAATATCGAAGCTTGATCCAGATTCCTTCAAGAAAATGATAATAAGCATTTCTCCATTGCTTGCTAACAATTAATGGGGCAATCATGATCCAAAAACCAATAACTAATCCAGTGAGTGTACATATCACTAGGATCCAATCAATGCCATCAGATTCATCATGTTCGTTGTTAGTTCCTCTCGGATCATCAGTATTTTGTGGACACGCTGAAAGAGGAACCCCACAAAGTGCATTTCCATTGAAACTTGACTCATCGAAGGTTTGAAGCTGAGGGCCCGTTGGGATTCTTCCTACAAGATTGTTGTCTGATACGTTCAAAAAATTTAAAGCAGTTAATGCTGCTAAGCTGGAAGGAATTTTTCCATCAAGATGGTTTATTGATATGTCTAAAGATTCAAGCTCTCCATTGTTGCTAAACGAGTTGGGAATTCGTCCTGTTAAATTATTTTCTGATAGATTCAGATACCGTAAGCCCAAAAGTGAAACAAGTTCGTTAGGAATTGACCCTGAAAACTTGTTATTAGAAAGGTCTAATGTAGTTACCAGAGACAATATGTTTTCATATGTAGAAACTCGACCCTTTGTCACCAGTGATGCACTACCTAGAACTATATTCTCAAAAAGAACGTCGTAAAGAATAAATGGACCTGATGTCTCCCTTCCAGAAATGACAGTGAGGTTTGCAAAGCATGTCGGTAGGTTCCCAGAAAGATCATTATCAGCGAGATCCATGATCTGTATAGAACTGAGGTGACATATTTCATTTGGGATTTTACCATCCAATTTGTTAGAACGAAGACTTAGAAGTTTTAGACTTGTATTGTCTCTCCCTATTGATGTTGGAATTCCTCCCACCAGTTCATTTTCTGCTAGGTCAAGGATTATCAAGCTCTGGGAGTTCAATAACGACCCAGGTAAGTTCCCAGATAGTTTGTTATGACGAATATCCAATGATAAGAGGGAAGAAATATTTCCTAGAGAGGATGGTATTATACCCCAAAACAGGTTTTTCTCGAAGTTTAATATGGCTAGATTTTCCCAGTTCATCCAACAATCTGAGATAACACCTGACATGTTGTTGTGCGCTAAATTGAGAACTCTTAACTGTCGCGGTTCTTGTATGCCAGAACACAAGAATTGCTCTAGAGATCCTGAGAGTTCGTTGTACGAAAGATCGAGGAAATCTAAGTCAGGTCTATTGAAATGACCAGGAAGGAAACCATGTAAACGGTTGAAACTTAGATCTAAGACAGCACCTGGTGCAAGAAAACTAACATTTCCCAACATTCCTTGAATGTTGTTGTGGGATAAGTTCAAATATGATACACTAGAGAATGTGTTCCAAAACCAATTGGGGATGTTGTCTGAAATGCTTGTGTTGGCTAAATCCAGTTCTGTTAAGCTTGTTTGCGAATGAATCCATAAAGGAAAATGAGGACCCAAACTACAAGAGCCTATTCTCAACACTTCGAGCTGGAAAGGCGGAATCCAGTTTTTAACATTTAACGTGAATACTAACTTGTTGTCCCCAATCCACAAAGTTTTCAAGGATGTTAGATTGGTTAAGTGATTTTCAGTTACAATGCCCGTAAAGGAATTGTGATGAACAGTTAGAAATTGCAGCAACCTGAGTCGCCCAATACTTTTAGGAAGACTTCCATTCAACTGGTTATACGATAGATCCAAGAAATTCAACGATGACAAACGACCAATGGTATCTGGGATAGAACCTGTCAGTTGATTTATATTCATCTGTAATGTTTTCAAGAGAGACAAATTTCCTACAGAATCTGGGATGTTCCCGGTTAACTGATTGTAAGCAAGATCCATGCTTACAAGATTCTTAAGTCTTCCTAGCTTTTCAGGTAGTTGGCCAGTCAAATTATTGCCTCGTAAGGCTAATAATTCTAGTTTAGGTGACTCACAATCACAAACTCTGTTAAGAAGTACGGACACATTTCCGGAGAAGTTGTTAGATTGGAGATCAAGGGTAACCAAATTGCAAAGATTACTTAAGGATTTAGGTATCTCCTCAACAATCTGGTTATTCGATAAGTCAAGATGAATAATTGATGACAAGTTATGTAAGTTGCTAAGAATTGGAGCTGTTAAATTGCAGTTACTAACATCAAACCAACGAAGATTACTTAAGCTAGGTAAACCATTAAGTAATGAAGAAGAATTCACAAAAGTATTGCCTGAAACACTAAGAATCCTTAAAGAAGGCAGGCTATGGAAACCACCATGAGTTCCTGGACTTAGACCACTAATAAAGCAATTAGTGAGATCTAATAAAACTAAATTATGTAAACTGAAAATCCACCGGGGCAACAAACTGTCGAAGAAGGAGTTGTACGAAAGATCTAGGACGATAAGGGACATAAAACTAACTTTAGTTGGATTACTAGGAAATTGAATTAACCCGCATAAAGAACAGTGTATTTCCAGCAAAGAAGGGAGCGAGCTTATCACCTGAAACCAATCTAAAGCCCT
This genomic stretch from Helianthus annuus cultivar XRQ/B chromosome 8, HanXRQr2.0-SUNRISE, whole genome shotgun sequence harbors:
- the LOC110872810 gene encoding receptor-like protein EIX2, which produces MKALSPVTLSSTSCLWFPFVLSLCTICFCNQNLDQASCIASERLVLIQLKNDLIDNANRLSSWVGNDCCSWSGVVCNNITGNVQEIHLRGPDDGFHGHCHGPYDTDDELEEASKQMLGGTISPSVTKLLQLMYFDISCNDFGFIPIPAFFGSFKNLRYLNISKSQFRGEIPHQLGNLSKLRFLDLHDVPLAGNIHSKSLKWLKDLQELQHLDMGGIDLARALDWFQVISSLPSLLEIHCSLCGLIQFPSNPTKVSFMSLIVLDLSYNSFFDSLLPRWIFSLHNLVLLDLTNCFISGLSPGTHGGFHSLPSLRILSVSGNTFVNSSSLLNGLPSLSNLRWFDVSNCNLTAPILSNLHNLSSIIHLDLSNNQIVEEIPKSLSNLCNLVTLDLQSNNFSGNVSVLLNRVCDCESPKLELLALRGNNLTGQLPEKLGRLKNLVSMDLAYNQLTGNIPDSVGNLSLLKTLQMNINQLTGSIPDTIGRLSSLNFLDLSYNQLNGSLPKSIGRLRLLQFLTVHHNSFTGIVTENHLTNLTSLKTLWIGDNKLVFTLNVKNWIPPFQLEVLRIGSCSLGPHFPLWIHSQTSLTELDLANTSISDNIPNWFWNTFSSVSYLNLSHNNIQGMLGNVSFLAPGAVLDLSFNRLHGFLPGHFNRPDLDFLDLSYNELSGSLEQFLCSGIQEPRQLRVLNLAHNNMSGVISDCWMNWENLAILNFEKNLFWGIIPSSLGNISSLLSLDIRHNKLSGNLPGSLLNSQSLIILDLAENELVGGIPTSIGRDNTSLKLLSLRSNKLDGKIPNEICHLSSIQIMDLADNDLSGNLPTCFANLTVISGRETSGPFILYDVLFENIVLGSASLVTKGRVSTYENILSLVTTLDLSNNKFSGSIPNELVSLLGLRYLNLSENNLTGRIPNSFSNNGELESLDISINHLDGKIPSSLAALTALNFLNVSDNNLVGRIPTGPQLQTFDESSFNGNALCGVPLSACPQNTDDPRGTNNEHDESDGIDWILVICTLTGLVIGFWIMIAPLIVSKQWRNAYYHFLEGIWIKLRYFSLIVFPCFRRRKQAGHEILSSIDQVQQFDISQYIDDKSKGFQQESSSEASSSTHKIQQSY